From Micromonospora rifamycinica, a single genomic window includes:
- a CDS encoding acyl-CoA synthetase, protein MHQHGIGAWVAKRRLTSPDRVALIHGEGSTVTYAQFADAVDRVGAVLREHGVGVGDAVAYLGENSPEFLEVMFAAARLGAVFVPVNTRLAPPEIGYLLADCDARVLVHDPEFAASVATALPAARVRQVVVTGEGTPDRPGLAALVREADPERTGRADPGLADPAAIVYTSGTTGRAKGAVLTHGNLTWVALNCVVDYDVVSTDVALMISPLFHVASLGMGALPVILKGATMVVERGFEPGRALARIARHGVTMLSGVPTTYQLLADHPAWASTDLSTLAKLTCGGSAVPTRILDAYEARGLSFSQGYGMTEASPGATALPPALTRAKQGSVGLPHFFTDVRITGPTGAVLPAGAVGEIEVAGPNVFPGYHGLPAATAEAFTPDGWFRSGDLGHLDADGCLYVTGRLKDMIISGGENIYPAELELLLGEIDGVVSAAVIGVPDDRWGEVPWAIVTVREGAAVDTDAVRAYLDGRIARYKLPKNVVIVDELPRTASGKVRKAELRARFAG, encoded by the coding sequence ATGCACCAGCACGGGATCGGCGCGTGGGTGGCCAAGCGCCGGCTCACGTCCCCGGACCGGGTCGCCCTGATCCACGGCGAGGGGTCCACCGTCACGTACGCCCAGTTCGCCGACGCGGTGGACCGCGTCGGCGCGGTGCTGCGGGAACACGGCGTCGGCGTCGGCGACGCCGTGGCCTACCTGGGCGAGAACAGCCCGGAGTTCCTGGAGGTGATGTTCGCGGCGGCCCGACTCGGTGCGGTGTTCGTGCCGGTGAACACCCGGCTGGCGCCCCCCGAGATCGGCTACCTCCTGGCGGACTGCGACGCCCGGGTGCTGGTCCACGACCCGGAGTTCGCGGCGTCGGTGGCCACCGCCCTGCCGGCCGCCCGGGTCCGGCAGGTGGTGGTCACCGGCGAGGGCACCCCGGACCGGCCGGGGCTGGCCGCGTTGGTGCGGGAGGCCGACCCGGAGCGCACCGGCCGGGCCGACCCGGGCCTGGCGGACCCGGCGGCGATCGTCTACACCTCGGGCACCACCGGTCGGGCCAAGGGCGCGGTGCTGACCCACGGCAACCTCACCTGGGTCGCGCTCAACTGCGTGGTCGACTACGACGTCGTCTCGACCGACGTGGCGCTGATGATCTCGCCGCTGTTCCACGTGGCCTCGCTGGGGATGGGCGCCCTGCCGGTCATCCTCAAGGGCGCCACGATGGTCGTCGAGCGGGGCTTCGAGCCGGGGCGGGCGCTCGCCCGGATCGCCCGGCACGGCGTCACCATGCTCAGCGGCGTGCCGACCACCTACCAGCTGCTGGCCGACCATCCCGCCTGGGCCTCGACCGACCTGTCCACGCTGGCCAAGCTGACCTGCGGCGGTTCGGCGGTGCCGACCCGCATCCTGGACGCGTACGAGGCGCGGGGGCTGTCCTTCTCGCAGGGGTACGGCATGACCGAGGCGTCGCCGGGCGCGACCGCGCTGCCGCCCGCGTTGACCCGGGCCAAGCAGGGCAGCGTCGGCCTGCCGCACTTCTTCACCGACGTGCGGATCACCGGCCCGACCGGTGCCGTGCTGCCCGCCGGTGCGGTCGGCGAGATCGAGGTGGCCGGTCCCAACGTCTTCCCCGGCTACCACGGCCTGCCGGCGGCGACCGCCGAGGCGTTCACGCCCGACGGGTGGTTCCGCTCCGGCGACCTGGGCCACCTGGACGCCGACGGCTGCCTCTACGTCACCGGCCGGCTCAAGGACATGATCATCTCGGGTGGCGAGAACATCTACCCGGCCGAGCTCGAACTGCTGCTCGGCGAGATCGACGGAGTGGTCTCGGCGGCCGTCATCGGGGTGCCGGACGACCGCTGGGGTGAGGTGCCGTGGGCGATCGTGACCGTCCGGGAGGGGGCCGCCGTGGACACCGACGCCGTGCGCGCGTACCTCGACGGCAGGATCGCCCGCTACAAGCTGCCGAAGAACGTGGTCATCGTGGACGAGCTGCCGCGGACCGCGTCGGGGAAGGTGCGGAAGGCGGAGCTGCGGGCCCGGTTCGCCGGCTGA